A window of Tautonia plasticadhaerens contains these coding sequences:
- a CDS encoding DUF1559 domain-containing protein, with protein MSPNSSSSRRSDRPGFTLIELLVVIAIIGVLIALLLPAVQAAREAARRAQCTNNLKQLGLALHNYHQTHDVFPGAYNTGRQAGSIGVGGAWGCYSPQSLLLPFMEQNQIYNSINFSWINQGDNGANYFGERNNTTATRTRIGNFLCPSSPLPRNTNFWGVNAPGNNYFASFGASAGFFGGWNNGPPTGLFQYLGAPLGVRDVLDGTSNTVAFGEWRTGDFNQNLMSITDVVNIATAPNGFGNDDPNSNMPFGAAALQATIQLCRTTWAPVPAGGSNLPNRSWLGEQWITGIPGRTLGNMLLPPNPQGIPNCMTCAGCGDFDSPGLFGLSSQHPGGANICMADGSVRFLKNTTALNTVWAIATRDRGEVVSADQY; from the coding sequence ATGAGTCCGAACTCGTCTTCAAGCCGCCGGTCCGATCGGCCCGGCTTCACGCTGATCGAGCTGCTGGTGGTCATCGCCATCATCGGCGTCCTCATCGCACTCCTCCTGCCCGCCGTGCAGGCCGCCCGCGAGGCCGCCCGCCGGGCCCAGTGCACCAACAACCTGAAGCAGCTCGGCCTGGCGCTGCACAACTACCACCAGACCCACGACGTGTTCCCCGGGGCCTACAACACGGGCCGCCAGGCGGGCTCGATCGGCGTCGGCGGCGCCTGGGGCTGCTACAGCCCGCAGTCGCTGCTGCTGCCGTTCATGGAGCAGAACCAGATCTACAACTCGATCAACTTCAGCTGGATCAACCAGGGCGACAACGGCGCCAACTACTTCGGCGAGCGGAACAACACGACCGCGACCCGGACGCGGATCGGCAACTTCCTCTGCCCGTCGTCGCCGCTGCCCCGGAACACCAACTTCTGGGGCGTGAACGCCCCGGGCAACAACTACTTCGCCTCGTTCGGCGCCAGCGCCGGGTTCTTCGGCGGCTGGAACAACGGCCCGCCGACCGGCCTCTTCCAGTACCTGGGGGCCCCGCTGGGCGTCCGGGACGTGCTGGACGGCACCTCCAACACCGTCGCCTTCGGCGAGTGGCGGACCGGCGACTTCAACCAGAACCTGATGTCGATCACCGACGTGGTGAACATCGCCACGGCGCCCAACGGGTTCGGCAACGACGACCCGAACTCGAACATGCCCTTCGGCGCCGCGGCGCTGCAGGCGACCATCCAGCTCTGCCGGACCACCTGGGCCCCGGTCCCCGCCGGCGGCTCCAACCTGCCCAACCGCAGCTGGCTGGGCGAGCAGTGGATCACCGGCATCCCCGGCCGGACCCTGGGCAACATGCTGCTGCCGCCCAACCCGCAGGGCATCCCCAACTGCATGACCTGCGCCGGCTGCGGCGACTTCGACTCGCCCGGCCTGTTCGGCCTGAGCAGCCAGCACCCCGGCGGCGCCAACATCTGCATGGCCGACGGCTCGGTCCGCTTCCTGAAGAACACGACCGCGCTGAACACCGTGTGGGCCATCGCCACCCGGGACCGGGGCGAGGTCGTCAGCGCCGACCAGTATTGA
- the zwf gene encoding glucose-6-phosphate dehydrogenase gives MEPARSVSLSSPATPAEPTAPGDPCILVIFGASGDLTKRLLVPSLYNLACDGLLPEQFAVVGIAKDGLTTEAFRSRMAADLRTFNTRKEFDPRAWDWLESRLHYTPGDFGDEEAYGRLKELVSRLDAERGTGGNLLFYMATLPSLFGLISEKLNGAGFKGFPGWQRMIVEKPFGSDLESARALNRELLAHWREDQIFRIDHYLGKETVQNILAFRFANELFEPLWNRRHIDHIQLTVSEAVGVEGRGGYYDRAGVLRDMIQNHMLQMLAYVCMEPPASFSADDIRDEKAKLLRAVRRYSPEVALSNAVRGQYGAGTRADGAACPAYRSEKEVDPGSNTETFAALRLFIDNWRWENVPIYLRSGKALWKRGTEVAVQFKRAPEVLFRGPTMRRMPSNRLIFHIQPDQGIESNFQAKVPGPVMQLQSVNMRFSYGESFRAERATGYEVMIYGCMTGDATLFSRTDLVEAAWQVAQPILDAWSGRPARDFPNYDAGSWGPVAANDLLERDGRRWYEVIDRETLGRVPLFRGGDPLLLNQVSMALRPHAVPAGEVIIREGDPGSEMYLICRGEAEVIDGEGEVLATLREGACFGEVALLLSEHRTATVRARTSCDLFVLDRADFRRILRDHPQFCEAITRIAHERYDTKIDASALAAAPA, from the coding sequence ATGGAACCCGCCCGAAGCGTCTCCCTGTCGAGCCCGGCCACCCCGGCCGAGCCCACCGCCCCCGGCGACCCCTGCATCCTGGTGATCTTCGGCGCCTCGGGCGACCTGACCAAGCGGCTGCTGGTGCCGAGCCTGTACAACCTGGCCTGCGACGGCCTGCTGCCGGAGCAATTCGCGGTGGTCGGCATCGCCAAGGACGGGCTGACCACCGAGGCGTTCCGCTCCCGGATGGCGGCCGACCTCCGCACCTTCAACACGCGGAAGGAGTTCGACCCCCGGGCCTGGGACTGGCTGGAGTCCCGGCTCCACTACACCCCGGGGGACTTCGGGGACGAGGAGGCGTACGGGAGGCTCAAGGAGCTGGTCTCCCGGCTCGACGCGGAGCGGGGCACGGGGGGGAACCTGCTGTTCTACATGGCGACACTGCCGTCGCTCTTCGGCCTGATCTCGGAGAAGCTCAACGGCGCCGGGTTCAAGGGCTTCCCGGGCTGGCAGCGGATGATCGTCGAGAAGCCGTTCGGCTCGGACCTGGAGTCGGCCCGGGCGTTGAACCGGGAGCTGCTGGCCCACTGGCGGGAGGACCAGATTTTCCGGATCGACCACTACCTGGGCAAGGAGACGGTCCAGAACATCCTGGCCTTCCGGTTCGCCAACGAGCTGTTCGAGCCGCTCTGGAACCGCCGGCACATCGACCACATCCAGCTGACGGTCTCCGAGGCGGTGGGGGTCGAGGGGCGGGGGGGCTACTACGACAGGGCGGGCGTGCTGCGGGACATGATCCAGAATCACATGCTCCAGATGCTCGCCTACGTCTGCATGGAGCCCCCCGCGTCGTTCTCGGCCGACGACATCCGGGACGAGAAGGCGAAGCTGCTGCGGGCCGTCCGCCGGTACTCCCCCGAGGTGGCGCTGTCGAACGCGGTGCGGGGCCAGTACGGCGCGGGGACCAGGGCCGACGGGGCCGCGTGCCCGGCCTACCGGTCGGAGAAGGAAGTCGACCCGGGGTCGAACACGGAGACCTTCGCGGCGCTCCGGCTGTTCATCGACAACTGGCGATGGGAGAACGTGCCGATTTATCTGAGGTCGGGCAAGGCGCTGTGGAAGCGGGGCACGGAGGTGGCGGTGCAGTTCAAGCGGGCGCCGGAGGTCCTCTTCCGCGGCCCGACGATGCGGCGGATGCCCTCCAACCGGCTGATCTTCCACATCCAGCCCGACCAGGGGATCGAGTCGAACTTCCAGGCCAAGGTCCCCGGCCCGGTGATGCAGCTGCAGTCGGTGAACATGCGGTTCAGCTACGGGGAGTCGTTCCGGGCCGAGCGGGCGACCGGCTACGAGGTCATGATCTACGGCTGCATGACGGGGGACGCGACGCTGTTCTCGAGGACGGATCTGGTGGAGGCGGCCTGGCAGGTCGCGCAGCCGATCCTCGACGCCTGGTCGGGCCGCCCGGCCCGGGACTTCCCCAACTACGACGCCGGGTCGTGGGGCCCGGTGGCCGCCAACGACCTGCTCGAGCGGGACGGCCGGCGCTGGTACGAGGTGATCGACCGGGAGACCCTGGGGCGGGTGCCGCTGTTCCGGGGCGGCGACCCGCTGCTGCTGAACCAGGTGAGCATGGCGCTGCGGCCCCACGCCGTCCCGGCCGGGGAGGTGATCATCCGCGAGGGGGACCCCGGCTCGGAGATGTACCTGATCTGCCGGGGCGAGGCCGAGGTGATCGACGGCGAGGGCGAGGTGCTGGCCACCCTCCGCGAGGGGGCCTGCTTCGGCGAGGTCGCCCTGCTGCTCTCCGAGCACCGGACGGCGACCGTCCGGGCCCGGACCTCCTGCGACCTGTTCGTCCTCGACCGGGCCGACTTCCGGAGGATCCTCCGCGACCACCCGCAGTTCTGCGAGGCGATCACCCGGATCGCCCACGAGCGCTACGACACGAAGATCGACGCCTCGGCGCTCGCCGCCGCCCCGGCCTGA
- a CDS encoding DUF1328 family protein yields MLKWAAVALIVAAVAAVFGFGGIAEGAVDVAKFLVIVFVVIALVLGVLGVMAYRKVT; encoded by the coding sequence CTGCTCAAGTGGGCCGCCGTGGCCCTGATCGTCGCCGCGGTCGCCGCCGTGTTCGGCTTCGGGGGGATCGCCGAGGGGGCGGTCGACGTCGCCAAGTTCCTCGTGATCGTCTTCGTGGTGATCGCCCTGGTGCTCGGAGTCCTCGGGGTGATGGCCTATCGCAAGGTCACCTGA